The following are from one region of the Planctomonas sp. JC2975 genome:
- a CDS encoding substrate-binding domain-containing protein → MKKSSMISLAVLASASALLLAGCSSGSGGNSTDNASKTRACVILPDAVSSPRWENGDRPALQKAITDAGFTADIQNAQGDTSKYATIADQQLNKGCGVMLLVDYNGAGVTVAKKAKAQGIPVIAYDRPIAGADYYVSFDNEKVGELQGQSIVDALKAEGKDPATAKVVYMGGDPTDGNAKMFHDGAVKIMSAAGIKPAAEPPGIWDADKSATNFEQALTSLGGQVDAVWVANDTNASGVISVLDKNGLKVPVTGQDASTAGLQNVLLGKQTSTVYKPYQDEAKAASDLAITLLKGKKPSGITQNVGGVPFIAETPILITASNVQKVIDDGNAKASDICTGDVAAACTKYGVH, encoded by the coding sequence GTGAAGAAATCGTCAATGATTTCCCTCGCCGTTCTCGCCAGCGCGTCAGCACTTCTGCTGGCGGGTTGTTCGAGTGGAAGCGGCGGTAACAGCACTGACAACGCCAGCAAGACGCGCGCGTGCGTGATTCTGCCCGACGCAGTGTCGTCGCCCCGTTGGGAGAACGGCGACCGCCCTGCTCTGCAGAAGGCGATCACGGACGCCGGCTTCACCGCCGACATCCAGAACGCGCAGGGTGACACCAGCAAGTACGCCACCATCGCCGACCAGCAGCTCAACAAGGGCTGCGGCGTGATGCTCCTCGTCGACTACAACGGCGCGGGCGTCACGGTGGCCAAGAAAGCCAAGGCGCAGGGAATCCCCGTCATCGCCTACGACCGCCCCATCGCCGGAGCCGACTACTACGTCTCGTTCGACAACGAGAAGGTGGGCGAGCTCCAGGGTCAGTCGATCGTCGACGCGCTGAAGGCAGAGGGTAAGGACCCGGCGACCGCCAAGGTCGTCTACATGGGCGGCGACCCGACCGACGGCAACGCCAAGATGTTCCACGACGGCGCCGTGAAGATCATGTCCGCTGCCGGTATCAAGCCGGCCGCCGAGCCGCCGGGGATCTGGGACGCCGACAAGTCGGCCACCAACTTCGAGCAGGCTCTCACCTCGCTCGGTGGTCAGGTCGACGCCGTCTGGGTCGCCAACGACACCAACGCGTCCGGCGTCATCTCGGTTCTGGACAAGAACGGCCTGAAGGTTCCCGTCACCGGACAGGATGCCTCCACCGCCGGTCTGCAGAACGTGCTGCTCGGCAAGCAGACCTCCACGGTCTACAAGCCGTACCAGGACGAGGCGAAGGCCGCCTCCGACCTGGCGATCACGCTGCTGAAGGGCAAGAAGCCCTCCGGTATCACACAGAACGTGGGCGGGGTGCCGTTCATCGCTGAGACGCCGATCCTGATCACCGCGTCGAACGTGCAGAAGGTCATCGACGACGGCAATGCCAAGGCGAGCGACATCTGCACCGGTGACGTGGCAGCCGCCTGCACCAAGTACGGCGTTCACTAA
- a CDS encoding LssY C-terminal domain-containing protein, with amino-acid sequence MSVGGAAQGDTAVREPRKRPARNIRWRLASALDYLYFLIAALAAIWLAWLLAVESFSWGWWLILFFVLFWALLAYLVLPRLHSILTRIYVPNYFIGRARTSDGLLGDPINLAVLGSQAQLETAMAEAGWTRADAVTARTSWRIVTATLLRRSYDEAPVSPLLLFGRQQDLAYQQEVLGNPAKRHHVRFWKCPEDWRLPGGEPAEWLGAATFDRRVGFSLFTLQITHKIDANTDIERDHVVRSIEHADAGVWLSVIRDFSTGYHARNGGGDSIITDGDLPVVDLRGIRSRAEFEDETDVVEAAADKRPVSIALGAALLALRAVAGVVFVVITATHWTDYVRSLTIDVEGAQQDLVKNVVLSVAVFALVVTVVGLLVQFALITLIFRGSNWARILSMTLSAIAVIAAAVDFFNGGPQVSLRANLLGLPLDILVLFALSSERSSAWTRRIRYLHIERRSEKRASRQPA; translated from the coding sequence ATGTCGGTCGGGGGTGCGGCGCAGGGGGACACCGCCGTGCGCGAGCCGCGCAAGAGGCCGGCACGGAACATCCGCTGGCGCCTGGCCAGCGCGCTCGACTACCTCTACTTCCTGATCGCGGCGCTCGCGGCGATCTGGCTGGCGTGGCTGCTGGCCGTGGAGAGCTTCAGCTGGGGATGGTGGCTGATCCTCTTCTTCGTGCTGTTCTGGGCGTTGCTCGCGTACCTCGTTCTGCCGCGGCTGCACAGCATCCTGACCCGCATCTATGTGCCGAACTACTTCATCGGCCGCGCGCGTACGAGTGACGGGCTCCTCGGCGACCCGATCAACCTCGCCGTGCTCGGGAGTCAGGCCCAGCTAGAGACGGCGATGGCCGAGGCGGGCTGGACCCGCGCCGATGCGGTGACGGCTCGCACCAGCTGGCGCATCGTGACAGCGACACTGTTGCGCCGGAGCTACGACGAGGCCCCGGTGAGCCCTCTGCTGCTCTTCGGGCGCCAGCAGGACCTCGCCTACCAGCAGGAGGTGCTCGGCAACCCGGCCAAGCGGCATCACGTGCGCTTCTGGAAGTGTCCGGAGGACTGGCGGCTGCCGGGCGGCGAGCCGGCAGAGTGGCTCGGTGCTGCGACGTTCGACAGGCGCGTCGGGTTCTCGCTGTTCACCCTGCAGATCACGCACAAGATCGACGCGAACACCGACATCGAGCGCGATCACGTCGTGAGGTCCATCGAGCACGCGGACGCCGGCGTGTGGCTGAGCGTGATCCGCGACTTCTCGACGGGCTATCACGCCCGCAACGGCGGCGGCGACTCGATCATCACGGACGGCGACCTGCCAGTGGTGGATCTGCGCGGCATCCGCTCGCGCGCCGAGTTCGAGGACGAGACGGATGTCGTCGAAGCGGCCGCCGACAAGCGTCCCGTCTCGATCGCACTCGGTGCAGCCCTGCTGGCGCTGCGCGCGGTGGCCGGCGTGGTCTTCGTGGTGATCACCGCCACCCACTGGACGGACTACGTGCGCTCACTCACCATCGACGTCGAGGGGGCGCAACAGGACCTGGTGAAAAACGTCGTCCTGTCGGTCGCGGTGTTCGCGCTCGTGGTCACCGTCGTGGGGCTGCTCGTGCAGTTCGCGCTCATCACTCTGATCTTCCGCGGCAGCAACTGGGCGCGCATCCTGTCCATGACGCTGAGCGCAATAGCGGTGATAGCGGCTGCCGTCGACTTCTTCAACGGTGGTCCGCAGGTGAGCCTGCGAGCCAATCTGCTGGGGCTGCCCCTGGACATCCTGGTGCTGTTCGCGTTGTCGTCCGAGCGTTCGAGCGCTTGGACGCGGCGCATCCGCTATCTGCACATCGAGCGGCGGTCGGAGAAGCGCGCCTCGCGGCAGCCTGCCTGA
- a CDS encoding glycosyltransferase family 39 protein has translation MATLLGILAFVVSWIGSWIPSFWGDEAASIMSAERPWASLLAELGRVDAVHGTFYAMMHVWIDFFGASQLSTRLPSAIAVGVATAGIVVLVERYGGLRLAVTAAAVFAILPRTTYMATEVRSYAIGTACAVWLTVLFLRLVTKRTTRIVPWVGFGVAYAACIYVFLYLSLIALPFAAVLLWITRGRWGAIARAVLNPRSAVSAELTLDRAVWVRWVAATAGGAILALPVIGFALKEHGQIAFLGEHPGVTFLTFTVNQWFDTDWAIAIAAWAILLALLVAGIVAWSRRRGSSARMLPGARSVLLVFAAACFVLPPAALLALNSFVPAYTVRYMSFTTPALAILLAVALEGAAKWVTARWAARGRADARAGSLRMHTWRTSSVAIAVAVALLAVIAYPGYLAQRGPYSKNGGSDWAEVAAVIQQNSKPGDDIAFDETTRPSRNPRLVMHLYPAQFANVVDVTLEIPYVDRDSLWDKAYTIPEVAGRLSAGNGRVWLIEYRGPDKEGAIASTGMRERMAALRAQGFEATQTFTLHRDVVYLFTRGTGS, from the coding sequence GTGGCCACTCTGCTCGGCATCCTCGCCTTCGTCGTCTCCTGGATCGGATCGTGGATCCCGTCGTTCTGGGGCGATGAAGCGGCCAGCATCATGTCGGCCGAACGGCCATGGGCGTCCCTGCTGGCGGAACTCGGTCGCGTGGATGCCGTGCACGGCACGTTTTACGCCATGATGCACGTCTGGATCGACTTCTTCGGGGCCAGCCAGCTCTCAACGCGGTTGCCCAGCGCGATAGCCGTCGGCGTCGCGACGGCCGGCATCGTGGTGCTGGTCGAGCGGTACGGCGGCCTTCGGCTCGCCGTCACCGCGGCCGCCGTGTTCGCGATCCTGCCGCGCACCACCTATATGGCGACCGAGGTGCGGTCGTACGCCATCGGCACGGCCTGTGCGGTCTGGCTGACGGTGTTGTTCCTGCGGCTGGTGACCAAGCGAACGACGCGCATTGTGCCGTGGGTGGGGTTCGGCGTCGCGTACGCGGCCTGCATCTACGTGTTCCTATACCTCTCGCTGATCGCCCTGCCCTTCGCGGCCGTGCTGCTCTGGATCACGCGCGGAAGGTGGGGCGCGATCGCTCGGGCCGTGCTGAACCCGCGGTCGGCTGTGTCGGCGGAGCTCACCCTCGACCGTGCGGTCTGGGTGCGCTGGGTCGCGGCGACCGCGGGCGGGGCGATCCTCGCCCTGCCGGTGATCGGATTCGCGCTCAAGGAGCACGGCCAGATCGCGTTCCTCGGTGAGCATCCGGGCGTGACCTTCCTCACGTTCACGGTGAACCAATGGTTCGACACGGACTGGGCGATCGCGATCGCGGCATGGGCGATCCTTCTCGCGCTGCTCGTGGCGGGCATCGTCGCGTGGAGTCGACGGCGCGGCTCCTCCGCGCGCATGCTCCCCGGTGCGCGCAGCGTGCTGCTGGTGTTCGCGGCCGCGTGCTTCGTGCTTCCGCCCGCCGCGCTGCTCGCCCTCAACTCGTTCGTACCCGCGTACACGGTTCGCTACATGTCCTTCACCACGCCGGCGCTGGCCATTCTGTTGGCGGTCGCGCTCGAGGGAGCAGCGAAGTGGGTGACAGCGCGATGGGCAGCCAGAGGGAGAGCGGATGCTCGCGCCGGCTCTCTGCGGATGCACACGTGGCGCACATCCTCCGTCGCCATCGCTGTCGCCGTCGCCCTCCTCGCGGTCATCGCCTATCCCGGATACCTCGCCCAGCGCGGTCCGTATTCGAAGAACGGCGGGAGCGACTGGGCCGAGGTGGCCGCCGTCATCCAGCAGAACTCGAAGCCGGGGGACGACATCGCCTTCGACGAGACGACGCGACCGTCGCGGAATCCGCGACTCGTGATGCACCTCTACCCGGCGCAGTTCGCGAACGTCGTCGACGTCACCCTCGAGATCCCCTACGTCGACAGAGACTCGCTGTGGGACAAGGCGTACACCATCCCGGAGGTGGCCGGTCGGCTCTCCGCTGGCAACGGACGCGTCTGGCTCATCGAGTATCGCGGTCCGGACAAGGAGGGCGCCATCGCCTCCACCGGCATGCGCGAGCGGATGGCCGCTCTGCGCGCCCAGGGATTCGAGGCCACCCAGACATTCACCCTGCACCGGGATGTCGTTTACCTTTTTACGAGAGGAACAGGGTCGTGA
- a CDS encoding TetR/AcrR family transcriptional regulator: MAIKERADATAAGPDAPDAPAVSTAKSRVLDAAMRLFGEQGYAATSVAQIEAAAGLRPGSGGLYRHVASKRDLLEQGVRRVLDGPNDVAEALAATQNETDVAPSVRLRAIAEAGLARLDHDRDLSRIMLRDLREFPELAADVRRYEVDGVTAALAAWLGARATVTGADVDAAASVMVSAVSHFWTMTDATGAAPLELGRARFLDALVLMVTSALGLDG; encoded by the coding sequence ATGGCGATCAAGGAACGCGCGGATGCCACAGCAGCCGGCCCGGACGCACCGGACGCACCAGCTGTCTCGACGGCGAAGTCCCGCGTGCTCGACGCGGCCATGCGGCTCTTCGGCGAGCAGGGCTATGCGGCGACCTCGGTCGCTCAGATCGAGGCTGCGGCGGGACTCCGCCCCGGATCGGGCGGCCTGTACCGTCACGTCGCCTCCAAGCGCGACCTGCTCGAGCAGGGCGTGCGCCGCGTGCTCGACGGACCGAACGACGTCGCCGAAGCCCTCGCCGCCACACAGAACGAGACGGATGTCGCGCCCAGCGTGCGGCTCAGGGCCATCGCCGAGGCCGGACTCGCGCGCCTCGATCACGATCGAGACCTCAGCCGCATCATGCTCCGCGACCTTCGCGAGTTCCCGGAACTCGCGGCCGACGTCCGTCGCTACGAAGTGGACGGCGTCACGGCGGCGCTCGCCGCGTGGCTCGGGGCGCGGGCGACGGTGACGGGCGCGGACGTCGATGCGGCGGCATCCGTCATGGTGTCGGCTGTGAGCCACTTCTGGACGATGACGGACGCCACAGGTGCGGCCCCACTGGAACTCGGCCGCGCCCGATTCCTCGACGCGCTCGTGCTCATGGTGACGAGCGCGCTGGGGCTCGACGGCTGA
- a CDS encoding YoaK family protein yields MAKQWGLHERTHLGLMLALTFSTGVVDAVGYLGLDRVFTGNMTGNVVILGMALLGADNLPIIGPVIALVCFMAGAAIGGRTLRRVDAGWTRLSTTVFTGVGVVLLAAAVVLFAAGRHPEQALQWTVTGMLGLAMGAQAATARHIAVKDVTTVVVTSTLAGLAADSVFGAGKAQPWARRAGAVVLIGLGAVVGAAAVHLEPSLGLLVSAVIVLVVAGWGHVATGGPVPEVAAEA; encoded by the coding sequence ATGGCCAAACAGTGGGGACTGCACGAGCGCACGCACCTCGGATTGATGCTGGCACTCACCTTCTCGACGGGTGTGGTCGATGCGGTCGGCTACCTCGGCCTCGACCGCGTCTTCACCGGCAACATGACGGGCAACGTCGTCATCCTCGGCATGGCTCTGCTCGGCGCCGACAACCTGCCGATCATCGGTCCGGTCATCGCGCTGGTGTGCTTCATGGCGGGCGCGGCGATCGGCGGACGGACGCTGCGCCGCGTCGACGCGGGCTGGACGCGGCTCTCGACGACGGTGTTCACGGGGGTCGGCGTCGTTCTGCTCGCGGCCGCGGTGGTGTTGTTCGCCGCCGGGCGGCATCCGGAGCAGGCGCTGCAGTGGACGGTGACCGGGATGCTCGGCCTCGCGATGGGCGCACAGGCGGCGACCGCCAGGCACATCGCCGTGAAGGATGTCACGACCGTCGTCGTGACATCCACCCTGGCCGGCCTCGCTGCGGACTCCGTGTTCGGAGCCGGGAAGGCGCAACCGTGGGCGCGTCGAGCGGGAGCCGTCGTGCTGATCGGGCTCGGTGCGGTTGTCGGTGCAGCAGCGGTGCACCTCGAGCCGTCGCTGGGACTGCTCGTCTCCGCTGTGATCGTGCTCGTCGTCGCCGGATGGGGGCACGTCGCGACCGGCGGCCCGGTGCCCGAGGTCGCTGCGGAGGCGTAG
- a CDS encoding NAD(P)-dependent oxidoreductase, producing MRVLIAGATGVAGIPLVARLMTAGHEVVGIVRGLAGVDRLGELGASSVTADVLDRDALLLATERVEANAVISDLTALRKAPLHHSDMRGTNVLRTVGTANLLDVARQVGADRFVTQSMVFGYGYRDLGTAPLTEDAPFGVPQHDAFDEHLVAMASNERQAFSADGIDGIAVRYGLLYGADLATIVTMLRHRTLPSARTGGRLAWVHHSDAASATVAALEHGTGGEAYNVVDDTSVTFREVLDEIAAAAGAPRPFALPDWVLRMMAPYGAAMMDGVSMLVSNEKARRELGWAPRYPSIREGVAASAAQLAAPAHR from the coding sequence ATGCGAGTACTCATCGCGGGAGCGACCGGCGTCGCCGGCATCCCGCTCGTCGCTCGGCTGATGACCGCGGGCCACGAGGTCGTCGGCATCGTGCGCGGCCTGGCAGGCGTCGACCGTCTCGGCGAGCTCGGCGCCTCGTCCGTCACGGCCGACGTGCTGGACCGCGACGCGCTGCTGCTCGCCACAGAGCGAGTCGAGGCGAATGCGGTGATCAGCGACCTCACGGCACTCCGCAAGGCGCCGCTGCACCACTCCGACATGCGCGGGACGAACGTGTTGCGCACCGTCGGCACCGCGAACCTGCTCGATGTCGCCCGCCAGGTCGGCGCCGATCGCTTCGTCACGCAGTCCATGGTCTTCGGGTACGGATACCGCGACCTCGGCACAGCGCCCCTCACCGAAGATGCCCCTTTCGGCGTCCCTCAGCACGACGCGTTCGACGAACACCTGGTCGCGATGGCCTCCAACGAGCGCCAGGCGTTCTCGGCCGACGGAATCGACGGCATCGCCGTGCGCTACGGGCTCCTCTACGGAGCGGATCTCGCCACCATCGTCACCATGTTGCGTCACCGCACGCTGCCGAGCGCCCGCACCGGCGGCCGGCTGGCCTGGGTGCACCACTCGGATGCGGCATCCGCCACTGTCGCGGCTCTGGAGCACGGAACGGGCGGCGAGGCGTACAACGTCGTCGACGACACGAGCGTGACGTTCCGCGAGGTGCTCGACGAGATCGCGGCGGCCGCGGGAGCTCCCCGTCCGTTCGCGCTCCCGGATTGGGTGCTGCGGATGATGGCGCCCTACGGCGCCGCCATGATGGACGGCGTCAGCATGCTGGTGTCCAACGAGAAAGCGCGACGCGAGCTCGGCTGGGCGCCGAGGTATCCGTCGATCCGCGAAGGCGTGGCGGCGAGCGCCGCACAGCTGGCGGCACCAGCGCACCGCTGA
- a CDS encoding YbhB/YbcL family Raf kinase inhibitor-like protein, with protein MAEDPYERFGAVPQFTVTSEDVADGRPVAALHRGSKGNTSPQLSWSGFPEGTKSFAVTIHDPDAPTGAGFWHWAVYNIPPSVTSFDRGAGSAGGSMPAGALQLKNEYREVGFAGAEPPDGTGRHRYYVVVHAVDVDRLDLDPESTPSVLGFNLHYHTLARAVMVPTAAFDDPD; from the coding sequence GTGGCCGAAGATCCTTATGAGCGGTTCGGAGCCGTGCCGCAGTTCACCGTGACGAGCGAGGATGTCGCTGACGGGCGTCCGGTTGCCGCGTTGCATCGCGGCAGCAAGGGCAACACGTCACCGCAGCTGTCGTGGAGCGGGTTCCCGGAAGGGACGAAGAGCTTCGCGGTGACCATTCATGATCCGGATGCGCCGACCGGCGCGGGCTTCTGGCACTGGGCCGTATACAACATCCCGCCATCGGTGACCTCGTTCGATCGCGGGGCCGGAAGCGCGGGCGGCTCGATGCCGGCGGGAGCGTTGCAGCTGAAGAACGAATACCGGGAGGTCGGATTCGCCGGCGCCGAGCCGCCGGACGGAACCGGGCGTCACCGCTACTACGTCGTCGTGCACGCGGTGGACGTCGACCGGCTCGACCTCGATCCCGAGTCGACGCCGTCGGTCCTGGGCTTCAACCTGCACTACCACACGCTGGCGCGAGCGGTCATGGTGCCGACAGCGGCCTTCGACGATCCGGACTGA
- a CDS encoding aldose 1-epimerase family protein: MSIPLSGTSIDLEHGDYTASIASVGASLRSLTHAGRDLVVPFGADEVRPAYRGATLAPWPNRIVDGRYSFAGIEQQVALTEPHLANALHGLVVWQDFDVRDRGDDFVELTTTIQAQQGYPHRIDLTVVFRLDDDGLFSSVVARNTGADAAPFGTGPHPYLVAGSGRVDEWTMLLPASEILMVTPDRLSPVALAGVATAVVGSEPPAAYDFRSARLVGDLFIDHAFTALSRDADGVASVELMAPDGHGVAMRWDAACPWVQVHTADQDNPATSRLGMAVEPMTCPPDAFNSGTDLIVLQPDESTTAGWRISAL; the protein is encoded by the coding sequence GTGAGCATCCCCCTCTCCGGAACGTCCATCGACCTCGAACACGGCGACTACACCGCGTCCATCGCCTCTGTCGGCGCATCTCTGCGGTCGCTGACCCACGCCGGCCGCGATCTCGTCGTGCCCTTCGGCGCCGACGAGGTGCGGCCCGCCTACCGCGGCGCGACACTCGCGCCGTGGCCCAACCGCATCGTGGACGGCCGCTACTCATTCGCGGGCATCGAGCAGCAGGTGGCACTCACAGAGCCGCACCTGGCCAACGCGCTGCACGGCCTCGTCGTCTGGCAGGACTTCGACGTGCGCGACCGCGGCGACGACTTCGTGGAGCTGACCACGACGATCCAGGCGCAGCAGGGTTACCCGCACCGCATCGACCTCACCGTCGTCTTCCGCCTCGACGACGACGGCCTGTTCTCATCGGTGGTCGCGAGGAACACCGGAGCGGATGCCGCTCCCTTCGGCACCGGACCGCACCCGTATCTCGTTGCGGGGTCCGGCCGCGTCGACGAGTGGACGATGCTGCTGCCGGCATCCGAGATCCTCATGGTCACGCCGGACCGCCTCTCGCCCGTGGCGTTGGCGGGCGTTGCCACGGCGGTCGTCGGATCCGAGCCGCCGGCAGCGTACGACTTCCGCTCGGCCCGGCTCGTCGGCGACCTGTTCATCGACCACGCGTTCACGGCGCTGTCTCGGGATGCGGATGGCGTGGCCTCCGTCGAGCTCATGGCACCGGACGGACACGGCGTCGCCATGCGCTGGGACGCCGCGTGCCCCTGGGTGCAGGTGCACACCGCGGATCAGGACAACCCGGCGACCAGCCGCCTCGGCATGGCCGTCGAGCCCATGACCTGCCCGCCGGATGCCTTCAACTCCGGCACCGACCTCATCGTGCTGCAGCCGGACGAGTCGACGACCGCCGGCTGGAGGATCAGCGCACTCTGA
- a CDS encoding ATP-binding cassette domain-containing protein: MDEPLISLTGVKKSFGPVDVLRGVDLKAYPGKVTALVGDNGAGKSTLIKGLAGVQPYDDGIVTFDGDTVVLHNPREASRLGIEVVYQDLALADNLDIVQNMFLGREETRWGTFDEGQMELETSRALQQLSVRTVKSVRQKVSSLSGGQRQSVAIARSVINKSRLVILDEPTAALGVAQTEQVLNLVSRLAAQNVAIIIISHNLADVFKVADYISVLYLGRMVASVKTSETTYDDVVGYITGSKTYTGEPA; encoded by the coding sequence ATGGATGAGCCGCTCATCTCGTTGACGGGAGTCAAGAAGAGCTTCGGCCCGGTGGACGTGCTGCGCGGCGTCGACCTGAAGGCCTATCCCGGCAAGGTCACAGCGCTGGTCGGCGACAACGGCGCCGGCAAGTCGACCCTGATCAAGGGCCTCGCCGGCGTGCAGCCGTACGACGACGGCATCGTGACCTTCGACGGCGACACCGTCGTGCTGCACAACCCGCGCGAGGCATCCCGGCTCGGCATCGAGGTCGTCTATCAGGACCTCGCGCTGGCCGACAACCTCGACATCGTGCAGAACATGTTCCTCGGCCGCGAAGAGACCCGGTGGGGCACCTTCGACGAGGGACAGATGGAGCTCGAGACGAGCCGTGCTCTTCAGCAGCTCTCGGTCCGCACCGTGAAGTCCGTGCGGCAGAAGGTGTCGTCGCTCTCCGGCGGTCAGCGCCAGTCCGTCGCGATCGCCCGCTCAGTGATCAACAAGTCGCGACTGGTCATCCTCGACGAGCCCACCGCCGCGCTCGGTGTCGCGCAGACGGAGCAGGTGCTCAACCTGGTCTCGCGTCTGGCGGCGCAGAACGTGGCGATCATCATCATCAGCCACAACCTGGCCGACGTGTTCAAGGTCGCCGACTACATCAGCGTGCTCTACCTGGGCCGCATGGTGGCGTCGGTGAAGACCAGCGAGACGACGTACGACGACGTCGTCGGCTACATCACCGGCAGCAAGACCTACACGGGAGAACCCGCATGA
- a CDS encoding nicotinamide mononucleotide transporter family protein, producing MTAFAWLNTQFSLFGLPVYWSDFIGNILALATVVLALKRLVWAWPVQILGSVFLLIASLNVHLLGNAGRQIIIIVVASWGWAMWGRNKQQQGEVHVRWASWRMRMVLIASMLVGTALVTLLLKSMNLSFYPGAPWWLVACDAWIFVGTVIAMVAQGRRWVEFWFVWIAVDVVGVPLAVSSGLYFSGIVYGIFFVLVLIGIRDWVKQSGPARSVKATTTPIDLPPAA from the coding sequence TTGACCGCCTTCGCCTGGCTGAACACCCAGTTCAGCCTCTTCGGGCTGCCGGTCTACTGGTCGGACTTCATCGGCAACATCCTGGCGCTGGCCACTGTGGTGCTGGCGCTCAAGCGGTTGGTGTGGGCGTGGCCGGTGCAGATCCTCGGATCCGTGTTCCTGCTCATCGCGAGCCTCAACGTGCATCTGCTCGGCAACGCGGGACGCCAGATCATCATCATCGTTGTCGCCAGCTGGGGCTGGGCGATGTGGGGCCGCAACAAGCAGCAGCAGGGTGAAGTGCACGTTCGCTGGGCGTCGTGGCGCATGCGAATGGTCCTCATCGCCTCGATGCTCGTCGGCACCGCGCTGGTCACGCTGCTGCTCAAGTCGATGAACCTGTCGTTCTATCCGGGAGCGCCGTGGTGGCTCGTGGCCTGCGACGCCTGGATCTTCGTCGGCACGGTCATCGCCATGGTGGCTCAGGGGCGCCGCTGGGTCGAGTTCTGGTTCGTCTGGATCGCGGTGGACGTCGTCGGAGTGCCGCTCGCGGTCAGCTCAGGGTTGTACTTCTCGGGAATCGTCTACGGCATCTTCTTCGTGCTGGTGCTCATCGGCATCCGCGACTGGGTGAAGCAGAGCGGACCTGCCCGATCCGTGAAGGCGACCACCACGCCGATAGATCTTCCGCCCGCGGCCTGA
- a CDS encoding polyprenol monophosphomannose synthase, producing the protein MNAIVIIPTYNEAQNIAWIVGRLRNAVPEASVLIVDDSSPDGTGDVADGLAAADPAVSVLHRAGKEGLGAAYRAGMRWALERGHDVLVEMDADGSHRPEDLPAMLAALSKADVIVGSRWVPGGGVVGWPFYRKAISRCGSAYARFALGVPVRDMTGGYRVFTSDALERIDLDAVLSQGYCFQIDMLWHAQVARLRIREVPITFPERERGSSKMSGTIVFEAMLRVTGWAIGSFPARIRRAFAKEPAAASTR; encoded by the coding sequence GTGAACGCAATCGTCATCATCCCGACCTACAACGAAGCGCAGAACATCGCGTGGATCGTCGGCCGGCTGAGGAACGCGGTGCCAGAGGCATCCGTGCTGATCGTCGACGACTCCTCTCCCGACGGAACGGGTGATGTCGCCGACGGCCTCGCCGCCGCGGATCCGGCCGTCAGCGTGCTGCACCGCGCGGGCAAAGAGGGACTCGGCGCCGCGTACCGCGCAGGAATGCGGTGGGCGCTCGAGCGCGGTCACGACGTCCTCGTCGAGATGGATGCCGACGGCTCGCACCGACCGGAAGACCTCCCAGCCATGCTCGCCGCTCTGAGCAAGGCAGACGTCATCGTCGGATCCCGCTGGGTGCCGGGCGGCGGCGTCGTCGGATGGCCGTTCTACCGCAAGGCGATCTCGCGCTGCGGCAGCGCGTACGCACGCTTCGCGCTCGGTGTTCCGGTGCGCGACATGACGGGCGGATATCGGGTCTTCACCTCCGACGCGCTCGAGCGCATCGACCTCGACGCCGTGCTCAGCCAGGGCTACTGCTTCCAGATCGACATGCTGTGGCATGCGCAGGTCGCGAGGCTTCGCATCCGGGAGGTCCCGATCACGTTCCCTGAGCGCGAGCGCGGCAGCTCGAAGATGTCGGGCACGATCGTGTTCGAGGCGATGCTGCGGGTGACCGGATGGGCGATCGGCTCGTTCCCGGCGCGCATCCGCCGTGCCTTCGCGAAGGAGCCGGCGGCGGCCAGCACCCGCTGA